In the genome of Pediococcus claussenii ATCC BAA-344, one region contains:
- a CDS encoding lectin-like domain-containing protein produces MKRKRVITNKVHFKMYKDGRRWVIAGLSFLSIALVDVAGTSPAHADAASQTTTEQTTGGSGTGTNAGTNGTTTTASTPESGATSDSSVSLKSRAVATEDDTSNTTSTANSQSPKTVAPTVSTNVTTSNLSSRAATKSVVKMAAMATTPASTSIPKLENGSTVGSTTGSVTGSTAEKDFSGNGTAVQFNSSGQVGLTADTGNQVGHAVLNTTIDFSKDFTLSGSVLLGSHTNNAADGMGIVFSPINPQDTASGQKGGGLGLAGLKNSFGYVFDEYGNTGGSSTSNANNQYNDPKLQSGWFGSTSFEAYAGFRTTNASGIMVAPPTDQVTPLNTSLYDGNYHTITMTYSAATQILTVSFPDNGNSTLTFAVPNQDDYALSVAASTGGSYNNFGFQLNSLNYTKGQSVVTIPVTTPSGTTVNYTVNANIGDTIHVYPTETAAQAAIAQGVDPSTVLVFDSSVGYGINQTFSYTVQNTTTQTTPVITSAAVVPVTVQYVNESGESILASKTISGVSGLNIDFSSINPGAQVTGTDGQSYLLSVSPDNEATYASGENLTYKFTVNPTSAVVSAESTVAGYQNQATSAMSAAQSALDAASQAASLSPNDSNVATYYSQTQSYYIQTSTQNMTAQSAQAQLDEANQLVSNAINDDVSAVAQATSVTSVYMNQSLTASIANSLYNSANSLLGWEQSMANSLTSANGATFADSNTSIYQSIVTSYSAQAQSATSQANSATSNYDSVMSAASVAISNADEKADAAMQLVNSLTAVTSLTASQVESTASAATSVATSATSVAASNIASEASSTVDSVQGIALSAAMAAMEAQVNASIAASLAATDVTNQNVQNQNGTAQSAATGGNSAAQAATSLANDALNYASDAQLAANNNDLSAAYSYAMQAASAAGDVSSAIANVDSAASTVSSATVHVSSQVVDDSTVSSQAASVASGVASTAQNNASVAGIAADSALSNANAASNTGKTDLANSNVVSAASLAQSTASGAASAASLASYEAKQATSFASASSNYASAAQGYAQAAQSAAAANDASLASAYAISAQSAQSAALSAAQVATSLYMVAQSANEYVQTTVKADSIAAASYASAAGSEVNTITSAAANVSQNSNDAQNNLASLSAQASQDPKNNSMQTAYGSVSNAVTVEQSAYQVIKSAEQVALDAQTSADSTAQLNDVSATSQYESIAESAQAIADSNNTIVNSLNTAISSMVPVFGSQVNYDSNGASMAANSASVTANGASSVNAKVTSQMNSLANQGVANSQIAASDPTNTSVAGMAQSAAGYLSNATILASQVESANSTAISYASVASDDAQINDFSGASNAASIAASLASDANLFNSQYSDLQTSIDKISPLLSNAVQVDSVTASEQASDAGVQASAANNTQSLASNVAGDVNKLISNIDSLAATNPTNYVDLVNSADSLSTAVSSLQNTVNSLTSATQSYNIVASNAAKTDDTSTTSIAASTAKSVADTLANDLSSMQGLLSQGNILASDANLQSQADSTAAEQYRNDASTAASAADKAYSAGSNVGVTIDSIVSATGSYGAKSPENSQVNELISQAGSLQSAVNSDNAQANSYQKIADSYYQQTNSAANIADASDASTYAFLAQSAQSAAGSIEYQVDSMASQANSIYSQVTTQVDADMAGSSLYDSMANSAAVQAGTDNSSQTALTSEINSITSAINSISSLTSGNAQITGPVTSMIGINSQVNSLNSSTSQFITSANSAASEADRVASLGNKDRTSQYADSAIGAQSGTNSDYQATSNLAISAEQLLSQAQAVLNSINSEIQADSGAAASASQTIINDTNNGGSLASSIDSKATSAISKAKTDSSSSLVNSLAGDLKSIDSAADSANIANNSLNTLMSELANSVASASAAFNTSDTSVFASEATSAALTANSLTSAINSLGKLTNNETTTMVNTIIADSLSAATANKQTADANQVTSAANSIVNSEATKFSNQVTSTVTIASGVSENSAVSSIENQLSAAQAQISDYQSSLAALASTASSLGSDAQSAAAANNVSTATSANLAAQSAASVANSLELVTESTIASAGSQAQSLATIIGSNAAQNADSVTNNTNSISSEVSSIQTVANSMGSEYSNNSTVSAALSNLNDQVASASVDQSIANSAQSIADSYASAASQFSDPSLATKFASQANSAALVAQSADSMAAETLSNVNSSFNDLADEVTTQDAQSAGQAVSDVGVDSNAVTSANSIANLDSANSTVQSMAKAIQSNEDDASMALSTAQSAASTASSLAVVAKSDPVNEASYVSAANSLASLASEQVAKVNSDNNAVSNALSDLNSTVISDGIDKTQSAASVAQSIASATSADNQTSAANSLTSLNSTATSTEKSLASAVSADNSTATSAQSTANSAASEAASLASEAATTTDPATAASAASKAASLASVASAAQSTAASANTKASSAMSDLTSEVNSEATSVAQSAAQAANSTVSATSADNQTSAANSLTSLNSTATSAEKSLASAVSADNSTATSAQSAANSAASEAASLASEAATTTDPATAASAASKAASLASVASAAQSTAASANTKASSAMSDLTSEVNSEAASVAQSAAQAANSTAATSADNQTSAANSLTSLNSTATSAEKSLASAVSAANSTATSAQSTASSAASEAASLASKAATTTDPATAASAASKAASLASVASAAQSTADSANTKASSAMSDLTSEVNSEAASVAQSAAQAANSTASATSADNQTSAANSLTSLNSTATSAEKSLASAVSADNSTATSAQSTANSAASEAASLASEAATTTDPATAASAASKAASLASVASAAQSTADSANTKASSAMSDLTSEVNSEATSVAQSAAQAANSTASATSADNQTSAANSLTSLNSTATSAEKSLASAVSADNSTATSAQSTANSAASEAASLASEAATTTDPATAASAASKAASLASVASAAQSTAASANTKASSAMSDLTSEVNSEAASVAQSAAQAANSTASATSADNQTSAANSLTSLNSTATSAEKSLASAVSADNSTAASAQSTANSAASEAASLASEAATTTDPAIAASAASKAASLASVASAAQSTADSANTKASSAMSDLTSEVNSEATSVAQSAAQAANSTASATSADNQTSAANSLTSLNSTATSAEKSLASAVSADNSTATSAQSTANSAASEAASLASEAATTTDPATAASAASKAASLASVASAAQSTAASANTKASSAMSDLTSEVNSEATSVAQSAAQAANSTAAATSADNQTSAANSLTSLNSTATSAEKSLASAVSAANSTATSAQSTASSAASEAASLASKAATTTDPATAASAASKAASLASVASAAQSTAASANTKASSAMSDLTSEVNSEAASVAQSAAQAANSTASATSADNQTSAANSLTSLNSTATSAEKSLASAVSADNSTAASAQSTANSAASEAASLASEAATTTDPAIAASAASKAASLASVASAAQSTAASANTKASSAMSDLTSEVNSDVNSQSSQASQGSYESQSSQVSQGSYESQSTKENQSTQTRQDVASNWNSQVGSVSRLSRATNTISTNRVMKVDTEKKKIVRNSSNFEPRTRMERLNSKQKVAGNTSVSGLLPQTGENNGFESELIGISLLLSLFGLAGIKRKKEKK; encoded by the coding sequence ATGAAACGCAAAAGGGTTATAACTAATAAAGTACATTTTAAAATGTATAAAGACGGGCGTCGCTGGGTAATAGCGGGTTTGTCTTTTTTGTCGATTGCGTTAGTTGATGTGGCTGGAACTTCTCCAGCACATGCGGATGCTGCATCACAAACAACTACGGAGCAAACAACTGGTGGATCTGGAACAGGTACGAACGCTGGTACAAATGGGACTACCACAACCGCTTCTACGCCTGAATCAGGAGCAACATCAGATTCCTCTGTAAGCTTAAAATCACGGGCTGTAGCAACTGAAGATGATACTAGCAATACTACAAGTACTGCAAATTCACAAAGCCCAAAGACCGTTGCGCCTACAGTAAGTACAAATGTTACAACCAGCAATTTGTCGAGTCGAGCAGCCACTAAGTCCGTTGTTAAAATGGCAGCCATGGCTACGACACCTGCTTCAACATCCATTCCAAAGTTAGAAAACGGAAGTACAGTAGGATCAACAACTGGTAGTGTTACCGGGTCCACAGCTGAAAAGGATTTTTCTGGAAACGGAACTGCTGTTCAGTTTAATAGTAGTGGACAAGTTGGATTAACAGCAGACACTGGCAATCAGGTTGGACATGCTGTATTGAATACGACTATTGATTTTTCAAAAGATTTTACGCTGAGTGGATCAGTTTTATTGGGAAGCCACACTAATAACGCTGCTGATGGGATGGGAATTGTATTTTCACCTATTAATCCTCAAGACACTGCCAGTGGCCAAAAAGGTGGTGGATTGGGACTTGCCGGACTAAAGAACTCTTTTGGGTATGTCTTTGATGAATATGGGAATACCGGTGGATCATCAACTAGTAATGCTAATAATCAATACAATGACCCTAAGTTACAGTCGGGCTGGTTTGGAAGTACCTCTTTTGAGGCATATGCAGGATTCCGAACAACTAATGCGTCCGGTATTATGGTTGCACCCCCTACTGATCAAGTAACGCCGTTAAATACCAGTTTATACGATGGTAATTACCACACTATAACAATGACGTATAGTGCTGCTACGCAAATATTAACAGTTAGTTTTCCTGATAATGGGAATAGTACGTTAACTTTTGCTGTTCCAAATCAAGACGACTATGCTCTTTCAGTCGCAGCATCAACCGGTGGATCGTACAATAACTTTGGATTTCAACTAAATAGTTTAAATTATACTAAGGGGCAATCTGTTGTAACTATACCTGTTACAACGCCTAGTGGAACGACTGTTAACTACACAGTTAACGCCAATATTGGTGATACGATTCATGTTTATCCTACGGAAACTGCCGCTCAAGCAGCTATTGCACAGGGAGTAGATCCATCAACGGTTTTGGTATTTGATAGTTCGGTTGGTTATGGAATTAATCAGACCTTTTCATATACGGTTCAAAATACCACAACCCAAACAACACCAGTGATCACCAGTGCTGCGGTAGTTCCTGTAACTGTTCAATATGTGAACGAGAGTGGGGAATCAATTTTAGCAAGCAAAACTATTTCAGGCGTAAGTGGATTGAATATTGATTTTAGTTCGATTAATCCTGGAGCCCAGGTGACTGGAACAGATGGACAAAGTTATTTATTATCCGTTTCGCCAGATAATGAGGCTACATACGCTTCTGGAGAAAATTTAACGTATAAATTCACTGTTAATCCAACCAGCGCAGTAGTTTCAGCTGAATCAACTGTTGCTGGTTATCAGAATCAAGCAACATCCGCAATGTCAGCTGCTCAGTCAGCGTTAGATGCTGCTAGTCAAGCCGCGTCGTTATCGCCAAATGACTCAAATGTGGCAACTTATTATTCACAGACTCAAAGTTACTATATTCAAACTTCAACACAAAACATGACGGCTCAATCTGCTCAAGCCCAATTGGATGAAGCTAATCAGTTAGTCTCCAATGCTATTAATGATGATGTAAGTGCGGTTGCTCAGGCGACCTCAGTTACTTCTGTCTATATGAATCAATCGTTAACAGCAAGTATTGCTAATTCTTTATATAATTCTGCAAACTCCCTTTTAGGTTGGGAGCAAAGTATGGCAAATAGTTTGACTAGTGCAAATGGAGCGACTTTCGCTGACTCTAATACATCTATTTATCAGTCAATTGTTACAAGCTACAGCGCTCAGGCCCAAAGTGCGACTAGTCAGGCCAATTCGGCTACTTCTAATTACGATAGTGTTATGTCAGCGGCTTCAGTTGCTATTTCCAATGCTGATGAAAAAGCTGACGCTGCAATGCAACTGGTGAATTCATTAACTGCTGTTACTAGTTTAACGGCAAGTCAAGTTGAATCGACCGCCAGTGCTGCAACTAGTGTGGCTACTAGTGCGACAAGTGTTGCGGCAAGTAATATTGCATCCGAAGCGAGCTCAACTGTAGATTCTGTTCAGGGTATAGCATTATCAGCTGCAATGGCTGCAATGGAGGCTCAAGTAAATGCAAGTATTGCAGCTAGTCTGGCGGCAACTGATGTTACTAACCAAAATGTTCAAAATCAAAACGGGACTGCACAAAGCGCTGCAACTGGTGGAAATAGTGCTGCTCAAGCGGCAACCAGTCTCGCAAATGATGCCTTGAACTATGCTTCTGATGCACAGTTGGCTGCTAATAATAATGATTTAAGTGCTGCTTATAGTTATGCAATGCAGGCTGCCAGCGCTGCAGGGGATGTTTCATCTGCAATTGCTAATGTTGATTCGGCAGCCTCAACGGTATCTTCAGCAACAGTGCATGTTTCTAGTCAGGTTGTAGATGATTCAACGGTTTCATCACAGGCTGCCAGTGTCGCTTCAGGGGTAGCTTCAACTGCACAAAATAATGCCTCAGTTGCGGGTATTGCAGCCGATAGCGCTTTATCAAACGCTAATGCGGCCAGTAATACTGGTAAAACCGATTTAGCTAACTCAAATGTTGTTAGTGCGGCCAGTTTAGCTCAAAGTACAGCTAGTGGTGCGGCTAGTGCGGCCAGCTTAGCCAGTTATGAAGCTAAGCAAGCAACTAGTTTTGCAAGTGCATCAAGTAATTATGCTTCAGCGGCTCAGGGGTACGCTCAAGCGGCTCAAAGTGCTGCGGCTGCTAATGATGCTTCCTTAGCAAGTGCGTATGCAATAAGTGCGCAGAGTGCTCAGTCAGCAGCCCTTTCAGCAGCTCAAGTGGCAACAAGTTTGTATATGGTTGCCCAAAGCGCAAATGAATATGTTCAAACAACGGTTAAAGCGGATAGTATTGCTGCGGCAAGCTATGCTAGTGCGGCCGGATCTGAAGTGAACACCATCACGTCTGCGGCTGCGAATGTTAGTCAAAATAGTAATGATGCGCAAAATAATTTGGCATCACTTAGCGCACAAGCCTCGCAAGATCCTAAAAACAATAGCATGCAAACCGCTTATGGGTCAGTATCTAATGCAGTAACTGTTGAACAAAGTGCTTATCAAGTAATTAAAAGTGCTGAACAGGTAGCATTGGATGCGCAGACTTCGGCGGATTCAACTGCTCAATTAAATGATGTAAGTGCAACAAGTCAATACGAGTCAATTGCAGAGTCGGCACAAGCCATCGCAGATTCCAATAATACAATCGTGAATTCTTTGAATACTGCGATTAGTTCAATGGTGCCGGTATTTGGTTCTCAGGTAAACTATGATTCCAATGGTGCAAGTATGGCAGCTAATTCTGCTTCAGTTACAGCTAATGGGGCTTCGTCTGTTAATGCTAAAGTAACCTCACAAATGAATTCACTTGCTAATCAGGGCGTAGCAAACAGTCAAATTGCCGCCAGTGACCCAACAAATACAAGTGTTGCTGGGATGGCACAATCAGCTGCCGGCTATTTAAGTAATGCAACGATTTTAGCCTCTCAGGTTGAATCGGCGAATTCAACAGCAATAAGTTACGCAAGTGTGGCGAGTGATGATGCTCAGATTAACGATTTTTCAGGTGCAAGTAACGCCGCAAGTATTGCAGCTAGTTTAGCATCTGATGCAAATTTATTTAATTCACAGTATTCAGATTTGCAAACATCCATTGATAAGATTAGCCCACTGTTAAGCAATGCAGTTCAAGTTGATTCTGTAACGGCTAGTGAACAGGCATCTGATGCAGGAGTTCAGGCCAGTGCTGCTAATAATACTCAGTCGTTGGCAAGCAATGTGGCAGGTGATGTAAATAAATTAATCAGTAATATCGATAGTCTGGCAGCAACCAACCCTACTAATTATGTAGATCTCGTAAATAGTGCTGATTCCTTATCTACGGCGGTAAGTAGTTTACAGAATACGGTAAATAGTTTAACTAGTGCAACTCAGAGCTATAATATCGTGGCCAGTAATGCAGCTAAAACAGATGATACCAGCACAACAAGCATCGCTGCTTCAACTGCCAAGTCTGTTGCTGATACATTGGCAAATGATTTGTCTAGCATGCAAGGCCTCCTAAGCCAAGGAAACATTCTAGCTAGTGATGCTAACTTGCAATCACAAGCGGATAGTACTGCTGCAGAACAGTATCGCAATGATGCTTCAACGGCTGCTAGTGCTGCGGATAAAGCGTACAGTGCTGGAAGTAATGTTGGGGTTACGATCGACAGTATTGTCAGCGCAACTGGTTCGTACGGCGCTAAATCACCTGAAAATTCGCAAGTAAATGAATTAATTTCTCAAGCTGGATCACTTCAAAGTGCTGTAAATAGTGACAATGCGCAGGCAAATTCGTATCAAAAGATTGCTGACAGCTATTATCAACAAACTAATTCGGCAGCTAATATTGCAGATGCTTCGGATGCTTCAACCTATGCTTTCTTGGCACAATCAGCACAAAGTGCAGCGGGAAGTATCGAGTATCAAGTCGATAGTATGGCTAGCCAGGCAAATAGTATTTACAGTCAAGTAACAACTCAAGTTGATGCTGATATGGCGGGATCAAGTTTGTATGACTCAATGGCTAATTCAGCTGCAGTGCAAGCAGGCACGGATAATAGTTCGCAAACAGCGTTGACTTCAGAAATTAATAGTATTACTTCGGCGATTAATTCTATTTCTAGTTTAACTAGCGGTAATGCTCAGATAACAGGCCCAGTTACCTCAATGATTGGCATAAATAGTCAGGTTAATTCATTAAATAGTTCAACGAGTCAATTTATTACGTCTGCTAATAGCGCTGCCAGTGAGGCGGATCGAGTTGCTAGTTTAGGAAATAAAGATAGAACATCACAATATGCGGACAGTGCCATCGGTGCTCAAAGTGGTACAAATAGTGATTACCAGGCAACAAGTAATTTAGCCATTTCGGCAGAGCAGTTGTTATCACAAGCTCAGGCAGTTTTGAATTCGATTAATTCCGAAATTCAAGCAGATAGTGGGGCAGCAGCTAGCGCATCACAAACAATCATTAATGATACTAATAATGGGGGTTCTTTAGCTAGCTCAATTGACTCAAAAGCCACTTCGGCTATTTCTAAAGCAAAAACTGATTCTTCAAGTTCACTTGTAAACAGTTTAGCGGGTGATCTGAAATCAATTGATAGTGCTGCAGATTCAGCTAATATTGCTAACAATTCATTAAATACTTTGATGAGTGAATTGGCTAATAGTGTAGCCAGTGCCTCGGCAGCTTTTAACACGAGTGATACTAGCGTATTTGCGTCCGAAGCTACGAGCGCAGCATTAACGGCTAATAGCTTAACAAGTGCAATCAATAGTTTAGGCAAGTTAACCAATAATGAAACAACAACAATGGTCAATACGATCATTGCCGATAGTCTCTCTGCTGCAACGGCAAATAAACAAACAGCAGATGCAAATCAAGTTACTTCAGCGGCAAATTCAATTGTTAACTCAGAAGCAACGAAGTTTAGTAATCAGGTTACTTCTACAGTTACAATCGCGAGTGGAGTATCTGAAAATTCAGCAGTTAGCAGCATTGAAAACCAGCTTTCTGCCGCGCAAGCCCAAATTTCTGATTATCAGTCCAGTTTAGCAGCATTAGCTAGTACCGCTAGTTCTCTGGGATCTGATGCTCAAAGCGCTGCGGCAGCAAACAATGTTTCGACGGCAACGTCTGCTAACTTAGCAGCACAAAGTGCAGCGTCTGTGGCTAATAGTTTAGAACTAGTAACAGAGAGTACTATTGCCTCAGCGGGTTCTCAAGCACAATCTTTAGCTACAATTATTGGCTCGAATGCAGCCCAAAATGCTGATAGTGTAACGAATAATACTAATAGCATTAGTAGTGAAGTTTCGAGTATTCAGACAGTTGCAAATTCAATGGGCAGTGAGTATTCCAATAATTCTACGGTATCTGCGGCTTTATCAAACCTGAATGATCAGGTTGCATCTGCTTCGGTTGATCAGTCGATTGCAAATTCAGCTCAATCAATTGCTGATAGCTATGCCAGTGCTGCTAGCCAATTTAGTGATCCTAGTTTGGCAACCAAATTTGCGTCACAGGCGAATAGTGCTGCTTTAGTTGCCCAATCAGCAGATTCAATGGCGGCAGAAACATTATCTAATGTTAATTCTTCCTTTAATGATTTAGCTGATGAGGTTACAACTCAAGATGCTCAATCAGCTGGTCAGGCAGTGAGCGATGTAGGTGTTGATAGTAATGCTGTTACAAGTGCAAATTCAATCGCTAATTTAGACAGTGCAAATTCAACAGTGCAAAGTATGGCTAAGGCAATTCAGTCTAATGAAGATGATGCTTCGATGGCTTTAAGTACGGCTCAATCAGCGGCTTCAACAGCAAGTAGTCTTGCTGTAGTGGCTAAGTCGGATCCTGTCAATGAGGCAAGTTATGTATCCGCTGCTAATTCATTGGCGTCATTGGCAAGTGAACAAGTAGCTAAAGTTAATAGTGACAATAATGCTGTTTCTAACGCATTAAGTGATTTAAACAGTACAGTTATATCAGATGGAATTGACAAGACTCAATCGGCTGCCAGTGTAGCACAGAGCATAGCATCAGCAACTAGCGCGGATAATCAAACGAGTGCTGCCAACTCATTAACTAGTCTAAACAGCACGGCTACTAGTACCGAAAAGAGTTTGGCAAGTGCAGTCAGTGCTGATAACTCGACGGCAACGTCAGCGCAAAGTACGGCGAACTCGGCTGCCAGTGAAGCAGCTAGTTTGGCCTCGGAAGCGGCGACTACAACAGATCCAGCGACAGCTGCCAGTGCTGCCAGTAAAGCCGCTAGCTTAGCTAGCGTAGCCAGTGCGGCCCAGAGTACGGCAGCTAGTGCTAATACTAAGGCCAGTTCAGCAATGAGCGATCTTACCAGTGAAGTTAACTCGGAAGCAACCAGTGTGGCCCAATCAGCAGCACAGGCTGCAAATAGTACGGTATCAGCAACTAGCGCGGATAATCAAACGAGTGCTGCCAACTCATTAACTAGTCTAAACAGCACGGCTACTAGTGCCGAAAAGAGTTTGGCAAGTGCAGTAAGTGCTGATAACTCGACGGCAACGTCAGCGCAAAGTGCGGCGAACTCGGCTGCCAGTGAAGCAGCTAGTTTGGCCTCGGAAGCGGCGACTACAACAGATCCAGCGACAGCTGCCAGCGCGGCCAGTAAAGCCGCTAGCTTAGCTAGCGTAGCCAGTGCGGCCCAGAGTACGGCAGCTAGTGCTAATACTAAGGCCAGTTCAGCAATGAGCGACCTTACCAGTGAAGTTAACTCGGAAGCGGCCAGTGTTGCCCAATCAGCAGCACAGGCAGCAAATAGTACGGCGGCAACTAGCGCGGATAATCAAACGAGTGCTGCCAACTCATTAACTAGTCTAAACAGTACGGCTACTAGTGCCGAAAAGAGTTTGGCAAGTGCAGTCAGTGCTGCTAACTCGACGGCAACGTCAGCGCAAAGTACGGCGAGCTCGGCTGCCAGTGAAGCAGCTAGTTTGGCCTCGAAAGCGGCGACTACAACAGATCCAGCGACAGCTGCCAGCGCGGCCAGTAAAGCCGCTAGCTTAGCTAGCGTAGCCAGTGCGGCCCAGAGTACGGCAGATAGTGCTAATACTAAGGCCAGTTCAGCAATGAGCGACCTTACCAGTGAAGTTAACTCGGAAGCGGCCAGTGTTGCCCAATCAGCAGCACAGGCAGCAAATAGTACGGCATCAGCAACTAGCGCGGATAATCAAACGAGTGCTGCCAACTCATTAACTAGTCTAAACAGCACGGCTACTAGTGCCGAAAAGAGTTTGGCAAGTGCAGTCAGTGCTGATAACTCGACGGCAACGTCAGCGCAAAGTACGGCGAACTCGGCTGCCAGTGAAGCAGCTAGTTTGGCCTCGGAAGCGGCGACTACAACAGATCCAGCGACAGCTGCCAGTGCTGCCAGTAAAGCCGCTAGCTTAGCTAGCGTAGCCAGTGCGGCCCAGAGTACGGCAGATAGTGCTAATACTAAGGCCAGTTCAGCAATGAGCGATCTTACCAGTGAAGTTAACTCGGAAGCAACCAGTGTGGCCCAATCAGCAGCACAGGCTGCAAATAGTACGGCATCAGCAACTAGCGCGGATAATCAAACGAGTGCTGCCAACTCATTAACTAGTCTAAACAGCACGGCTACTAGTGCCGAAAAGAGTTTGGCAAGTGCAGTAAGTGCTGATAACTCGACGGCAACGTCAGCGCAAAGTACGGCGAACTCGGCTGCCAGTGAAGCAGCTAGTTTGGCCTCGGAAGCGGCGACTACAACAGATCCAGCGACAGCTGCCAGCGCGGCCAGTAAAGCCGCTAGCTTAGCTAGCGTAGCCAGTGCGGCCCAGAGTACGGCAGCTAGTGCTAATACTAAGGCCAGTTCAGCAATGAGCGACCTTACCAGTGAAGTTAACTCGGAAGCGGCAAGTGTTGCCCAATCAGCAGCACAGGCAGCAAATAGTACGGCGTCGGCAACTAGCGCGGATAATCAAACGAGTGCTGCCAACTCATTAACTAGTCTAAACAGCACGGCTACTAGTGCCGAAAAGAGTTTGGCAAGTGCAGTAAGTGCTGATAACTCGACGGCAGCGTCAGCACAAAGTACGGCGAACTCGGCTGCCAGTGAAGCAGCTAGTTTGGCCTCGGAAGCGGCGACTACAACAGATCCAGCGATAGCTGCCAGCGCGGCCAGTAAAGCCGCTAGCTTAGCTAGCGTAGCCAGTGCTGCCCAGAGTACGGCAGATAGTGCTAATACTAAGGCCAGTTCAGCAATGAGCGATCTTACCAGTGAAGTTAACTCGGAAGCAACCAGTGTGGCCCAATCAGCAGCACAGGCTGCAAATAGTACGGCATCAGCAACTAGCGCGGATAATCAAACGAGTGCTGCCAACTCATTAACTAGTCTAAACAGCACGGCTACTAGTGCCGAAAAGAGTTTGGCAAGTGCAGTAAGTGCTGATAACTCGACGGCAACGTCAGCGCAAAGTACGGCGAACTCGGCTGCCAGTGAAGCAGCTAGTTTGGCCTCGGAAGCGGCGACTACAACAGATCCAGCGACAGCTGCCAGCGCGGCCAGTAAAGCCGCTAGCTTAGCTAGCGTAGCCAGTGCGGCCCAGAGTACGGCAGCTAGTGCTAATACTAAGGCCAGTTCAGCAATGAGCGACCTTACCAGTGAAGTTAACTCGGAAGCAACCAGTGTTGCCCAATCAGCAGCACAGGCAGCAAATAGTACGGCGGCGGCAACTAGCGCGGATAATCAAACGAGTGCTGCCAACTCATTAACTAGTCTAAACAGTACGGCTACTAGTGCCGAAAAGAGTTTGGCAAGTGCAGTCAGTGCTGCTAACTCGACGGCAACGTCAGCGCAAAGTACGGCGAGCTCGGCTGCCAGTGAAGCAGCTAGTTTGGCCTCGAAAGCGGCGACTACAACAGATCCAGCGACAGCTGCCAGCGCGGCCAGTAAAGCCGCTAGCTTAGCTAGCGTAGCCAGTGCGGCCCAGAGTACGGCAGCTAGTGCTAATACTAAGGCCAGTTCAGCAATGAGCGACCTTACCAGTGAAGTTAACTCGGAAGCGGCAAGTGTTGCCCAATCAGCAGCACAGGCAGCAAATAGTACGGCGTCGGCAACTAGCGCGGATAATCAAACGAGTGCTGCCAACTCATTAACTAGTCTAAACAGCACGGCTACTAGTGCCGAAAAGAGTTTGGCAAGTGCAGTAAGTGCTGATAACTCGACGGCAGCGTCAGCACAAAGTACGGCGAACTCGGCTGCCAGTGAAGCAGCTAGTTTGGCCTCGGAAGCGGCGACTACAACAGATCCAGCGATAGCTGCCAGCGCGGCCAGTAAAGCCGCTAGCTTAGCTAGCGTAGCCAGTGCTGCCCAGAGTACGGCAGCTAGTGCTAATACTAAGGCCAGTTCAGCAATGAGTGACCTTACCAGTGAAGTTAACTCGGATGTAAATAGCCAAAGTTCACAAGCGAGTCAAGGCTCGTATGAAAGCCAAAGTTCACAAGTAAGTCAAGGCTCATATGAAAGCCAAAGTACAAAGGAAAATCAAAGTACACAGACAAGACAGGATGTAGCTAGCAATTGGAACTCACAAGTAGGCAGTGTTTCAAGACTAAGTAGAGCTACTAATACGATATCGACAAACAGAGTGATGAAAGTAGATACTGAGAAAAAGAAAATAGTAAGAAATTCTTCAAATTTTGAACCAAGGACGCGTATGGAACGTCTAAATAGTAAACAAAAAGTAGCTGGAAATACATCTGTCAGCGGTTTGTTACCACAAACAGGTGAAAATAATGGCTTTGAATCTGAATTAATTGGAATTTCGCTACTTTTATCTCTGTTTGGATTAGCAGGAATTAAAAGAAAAAAAGAGAAAAAATAG
- a CDS encoding MarR family winged helix-turn-helix transcriptional regulator — protein sequence MANLRLDGGDEEKVDFIVRTYNKSLKLLSMTFENKLTDNRISFDMFMILHFIDRAGEKRITLSEIADKQEVTKSAISRKVGTLLDLGYINQVNDSQDRRKKYLILTKKGQKVYDKNRLIFEKMLNDVADQYGSEDFTLTLQHINQIVDIIKSTMN from the coding sequence TTGGCTAATTTAAGACTAGATGGTGGAGATGAAGAAAAAGTCGACTTTATCGTTAGGACATATAACAAAAGTTTGAAGTTACTATCAATGACCTTTGAAAATAAACTAACGGATAATCGTATTTCATTTGATATGTTCATGATCTTACATTTTATTGATCGTGCTGGTGAAAAACGGATTACTTTGAGTGAGATTGCGGATAAACAAGAAGTTACCAAAAGTGCAATTTCACGTAAAGTCGGAACTTTACTTGATCTTGGATACATTAATCAAGTCAATGACAGTCAGGATCGAAGAAAGAAATATTTGATTTTAACTAAAAAGGGTCAAAAAGTTTATGATAAAAACCGTTTAATTTTTGAAAAAATGTTAAACGATGTTGCTGACCAATATGGTAGTGAAGATTTTACTTTAACATTGCAACATATTAACCAGATTGTAGATATTATAAAAAGTACGATGAATTAA